The genomic window aaaataagcAAGTTTCAAAGCTTGTATGAATTTAAGattgatgaacattttttttatatatatgaacttTGATTTATCAGTGGTATTCTTGACAAAATAGTTTAAATTCCATTTGACTGTCTATCCAAATGTGTACATGGCAGGTGCTACTAATGTTGTACACTTAATTGTACATTGTTAGGTGCTTTTAATTTAAGTTGAAAAAATTATCATTCTTATGTTCCCCATTTTATTTAGCCCATTTAAAAAATTTAGGGAATTTTAGAATCAAGagctttatttgtatatctttgGCATGTGTATGACATTGAAATATATATCGAATAATGTTGttgtaattgaaattttaactttGAGTAAACAAAACACGTTGAAtatcattgcattttacaataCTGTGTACGTTTTAACCGTATTTCACAATCAATGAGTAAGATACCTTGTGCGACAAGTTTTAAAAGGATTATTACAAAACTGCTCAATGTATTGCTTTCTGACAAGTCTCGTTTGTATCTTCCATCTCTCTCTCTGTCTGTATAGTGATTTGATCAATTTTTTTGGTCTTGTGTGCTTTCGTTTTTTCACGTATTTCAGTTCTTCATATTATAAGTTATTGTAAAGTTGATGTCTTCCCTTCCTCTCCTGTAGTTTGATATCAATTAAGTGACAGCGTTAAAAATTAACTGATATTAAATTCTAATGTATGTAACATAAACAAAGGtaaaggttcacgaagggttaaaattggccctaaagtgttgatgtttttttttttaaactggccGAACTTATTACATGTTTCACATagacatatttgttataaaactattaagacaaaaatatatttttttgctccTTCCTTTAAAATTTATGAAGCTATGACCCtcgtaaataaacattttttgtatttaagGTCGATCCATAAATGTTATTGTTTTGGCATATTTAACCGTGGCCGTCAGCCACTATTCAAAcaattttatattgatgaattggaatcttttggttaaaaaaacattttggatCTTGGGTTGCgacatattttgacaaaatgtcccaAATGGCCTTACTTTAGATaatattacatacatttatgaggagaaaaaaaaaacctgatttaTTCAGAAATAAGGTTTTGAAATAGACCGATTTAGGAACCAAATCGTGACcattttggtgttttatgataacgTGGATATTTTAGGTAATTTTGTGCCATAATTTAAACGTCATCAAAATGATAAAGATAATTAATTAATGTCTTTCAGATGACGCTGGAATTAGTTAGTCAGCTTTTAATTGATGCAGAGGTATGTAATGTGTTACAAACCAACCTGTACACCTTTTTATTTGCAATTATCACCCAGAATAGTATAAACAACTATAAATGCTCAACCTATggtaaaatgaaatcaaattataCAGCTGCAATGAATTATCAATTAATTATTTGAGATTCAAATATCTACAATGAATGATTGATTTACTTTACCCTGCATTAACACAAAAAGGCTGTTGAGCACCGATCTAATATTCTAATCTCAAATATTCATAACCAAGAGATTATTAGAATATCCCTGTTGACAGACATTTATCTTATAACAACACTTTTCcgctttattatttttatgaaagACGATTTTTAGTAATTTGAATattatatgaacatgatgaactcTTATGCATTACAGTCGAATATTCAAGGagcattttttttatactgttcAATTAAGCTCTAAATGTTTCCAGTTTAACAAATAATTGACGACTTTGGGTGTTGGATTTCGTCGCTgtgttgaatacccattggtgaCCTTAGGCACTTATTTACTCtctggtctggttgttgtctttttgacatattcatTATTTCAGTTCTCAATGTATTGTTATTCAATGCAGATAAAAAAGCAGTATTTTACAAGACAATCGCGTAAGGCCAGCTTCAATGGGTGGAGGATGTACAAGGGACAAACACCGGAGATATTAGCTGATGCAGGATTTTTCCAAACAGGTATAGTATGATATTTTTCACGTACTGTTATAGTATATAAGCTTAATGTCTGAATTACAATCTCAACgcttttttcacgaatgtgacaaCCAAATTAGCCTCAGTGCCGGATTTAAACTGACATGAGCAATATGACAGATACCACATTTAAAGCGGGACCTGCCTGCACATCCACAGGACATATGATCACCTCagtttgtgttgtgttttgtgttctgttgtttgtctgtttatctttttttgtagGCATGGTGTatcttctgtttatttttttttatgatttggaATGTCTTACTGGTATCTTTTGCATCTCCTGTGGAAATGAAGATATGAAATGATGAAATGTTTTGATATTCCTAAGTTTATATGCATTTGGGCAAATTGAAACTTTAAAACCAAAAATACTGTACAGTAGACATGTGCGGGTCTGGCAATACGTTGTGGTGTGACAACtttcatttctttaaatattatgcTTACAATTTGTACTCAGTAGCTGCCTTCCATTAACGTTAAAAGTGTTATTTactataaatgttgaaaatgattCGTTCAAATTCTTTTGAACCCAAATAAATTTGTCCTTTACCTTTGAGTTCGGCATCGTTATACTTTTCCACAAACGTACTTTAACACCGACATGGAAGAAAAAGACctaggcgagtgacttatttcaaaaagacgcttagttaacgactttaatgcacccacccaacacacggctgtattatatatcattcgaaaaacctgtactttctgttttgcccggtcgttaaaaaatcgtacggtgcaatttttgttaaatcaagttcaaaggtcatgaaaaaaacattccaattttggGATTACTAAATAAAACGTCaattcttgtaccataaaattttccaaaagatcatatgaactttttggaacatgatacataatttccaaatcaaacaaaaaatacgaGATTCGATGCGCAAAATTTtccgaaaattgaaatttattacaaatcctaaaaaaatgaaaaattattcaaaaagcaaaaaatatcttggggaatcgatatttgtatgctaaaaaaaagctcaatgtatatgttttaggtcgaagaatatttgttttgtaattttaagatgcaattataaattattgttcatggaacagccttctattgaagtgtttgcagttgTCCAAAAATTtgccatctgcaaatagcgatcattttgttaatctatgttaAAATAGCACATCGCTAATTGTGAATATCAGAGAGCagaatgattttccataataaaagaaggagcatttaaagtaagaaaagaatatatgcgaggtaattgaggttaaaatattttttttacgaagtcaaacttttttactttttgtaatcatgtttaggcaacattgaaataagtaataaaattgagaatggaaatggggaatgtgtcaaagagacaacaacccgaccaaataaaaaacaacagcagaaggtcaccaacaggtcttcaatgtagcgagaaattcccgcacccggaggcgtccttcagctggcccctaaacaaatatatatactagttcagtgataatgaacgccatactaatttccaaattgtacacaagaaactaaaattaaaataatacaagactaacaaaggccagaggctcctgacttgggacaggcgcaaaaatgcggcggggttaaacatgtttgtgagatctcaaccctccccctatacctctaaccaatgtagaaaagtaaacgcataacaatacgcacattaaaattcagttcaagagaagtccgagtctgatgtcagaagatgtaaccaaagaaaataaacaaaatgacaataatacataaataacaacagactactagcagttaactgacatgccagctccagacttcaattaaactgactgaaagattatgatttcatcatatgtacatcaggcacaatccttcccgttaggggtttagtatcataccatcataacatatatgagaagaacataacccgtgtcatgccaacaactgtttttagaatattgtttagaaacacttgggtgtctaaagcgggatgtaaacgaactaaataaaatgcggctgcttcttatttagtttaaaatcgtgttatagtaagtcatattaaatgtgtttagaagtttaatcgctttaattatttgaataaaagatgctttgagtattttctacataagctttaaaaatacaaatacatgtcattgtgtatgtaaaacactataagcagttgtgaaataacaaaatgaaaaagttaaatacccttcctgacctcctaagatcattcgctgttttaggagtgttcgttttcatggtatgctgtgtttttttaactgttgttcgtctcttggactttaattttattttgttcatggtattaattaactttatttgattcatggtttgagatgttgattgtccctttggtattattttactttaaagacattAACTTGAAGTAATGAAAATCGACAAAAAAAACACCTCAAAGTAAAGTGAAGAAGATTaacgcaataagacaaatatccgcgaaaataacttaatttgctcacggtgatatatatatagacgaaatctTTATCATGATACATTTAGCTACACTGATCTATAATTGTTAAACCTTTTACTACATGAatagtgacgaaatatatcaaagggacatcacactaataattaaaaacgaactgacaaagccgggcaaaaaacgaacaagacaagcaacagtatacaaaacacaacatataaaactacagattgagtaacacaccccccccccccaacaaaaataattttgtgtGAACTCAGGGGTTCCCaaagggtaggcagatcatgTTCTACATGTGACAAccgtcttagtttaaacatatctatttatagtggattgggaaacaagttttgcaacttaaattATTCGCTTTCCACTTTGttggtgcgagtgctgccttgtagcggcattagcctgctctttttcgaaatctacaaaggtgtgtttaacgtgcaagatatatggctctctcttaacacgggtcagccatttatcgtccccttccgacggactttcatcgtttcctcagaccatactcacaaattgtgtcaaggaagagccgaaaatgcagtccctgaaattttcatcacggaacgggaatcgaaccaggaacctttgtgttagtagtccgatgtactaaccactacaccacggctctcttttaCCCGTCTTGTGGCACATGTATTTCCTAACTCGGTGCCAAGCCTTATTCGGTTGGTGACATTCATGGCAGAATTGACGGCAATTTAGTTACGTCAATGgaacttatcagtcgtcatctggcgaaacagATATCTCATGATTGTCAACCAACTCGAAGTGGCGtctatgaaattttcaaagggatgatttcaactttgcatttgaactctggtttaaaacatgtttaaaccaccatttttcttcaaatgtcctgtaccaagtcaggcatatggcagttggtatcgaataatctgtttctttgtatgttggcgtttgtttttgtagcagttctgtgtttctgttatatcgttgtgatcctcttatagttgatgcgttttcctagtttttgctttgtgacccggatttattgcagttactagtaaatcgattgatgaccattgaatagcggtatactatagttgcctttatttcagaggagttgaggctcAATAAAGTCGGTCtcctcctttagtagtatagatatgcaggcgttgctataatcatgataatgttgttacatagaaatgaaaagtttataatttggtagtaaggggtgtttttatgggttgttttatgctcatctcttttgtcgtaaaacttgttctcaaccaaccctcatcatcgatttcaagatacgtgatagagtaaactatatttgttgagtcttttattttcaattttacactattcagtgagatgacatcatctatataatggaaagtgaagtttcaagataatgataGCTTCTTGTCAGTCGTCATCAGAAACTTTTGCATGAAGTCATTctcgtatgaaaaatgaactagtcattcaggaagtctagttgtaactagaatcgttgcgtattaatggatattttttcttcaaaattattcttatttgatgaattaatgcctgaaaacaataaacaacagaatttaagcaatcaagtagtcaagttttataatgtgtttactagtttttgaaattctttgaaatttcaattttcatcaatttattttctatttattttggtctaaattttcaattcacattaaataaataaaaagtcttttcactacatcaatatttataatgaagctacaaatcaaacaattagaaaagtcgaaatatgtttatttcagtctggtagttacaatgcagattgcaatctctTGGTTTCAccccctttatttcaagcaatgAGATGATTcgcacacatatttttttactctaaatttttcagattcttaagaatttgtttattaaatcttatattaaccacatacaatgtttaaataggaagaaatgctcaaaagctgttttttcgcagatggcggtattttgggcaactgtatgagttgttatgatttgctgtttgattagaagtaagcataattttaggaaattttatgatgtcaaaaacttctttgatagtcattacagggttttacttagttttaattgattagcatttgcaccagaaagaaaaatttgggttttcacacattttgttaacttttactcgaatttcaggaaacatgtgctctctgtcaaacatgtcaaaaacacgctttaaatattaaataatgcatttgaataatgactgttaatctctctgctaaaagtttaaattgtttgcatatgtgaatttagtatataaaagtcatattgtgcaatcaggctgaaatcttagaaaatatgcacttattcgtccttgacctttgatcttgatttggcGGAAATTGTACCGTACGAtgtttttacgaccgggcaaaacagatagtacagatgtgtagctttcaaatgatatataatttagccgtgtgttaggtaggtgcattaaaaatttaattttatggttaaagtcactcgcctaaCCAGGTCTACACCTTTAGAAAAACCaatgaataaaatgtataattccttttaatattttgtttaaggatgtctgctggtCATGTTTTTGAATTCTTGTCATATTTTCGATTTTCTCAGATTTTCTCCatacaaatgtattaaatttttttttacacgaGACCCCACTTTTGTCTTCATAAATCTGTTCAATAGATCATTTATGACCATTTGAATTTTTgtcatgaaatccttgttattttttcttggTTTAAAGGGTAAAAACAATTCCAATGTTAACAAATAGTAAAGTCTGAAGAAAACCCTTTTCCCGCCATCTTCTAAATGTCTCGTATTTTGAAAACTACACACGAGACTATcgattttattactttattttgtttaaatatcaaagttgttttcattttaagcaatcacatgaaatccttgttattttaaattagagcagcagacatccttaagCAATATTTTTGGCAAAACTAAGGACACACACTTCCAATAAGAAACTGAAAATGATGGCATCATGAATAAACTAGGGGCTCCTATCAGCTTCGGTCATTTTTTAAGGTTATGTACATCTACAACAATGGGCAATTTCTAAAATGGTAGACTAGATTAATTTTCATGGCTCAAATCTCTCTTTTGTCGAtctatcttttttgttttatgtgCTTTTATAGTATTATATTAATCCCTCTCCACTTTGCatgtgtgagtgctgccttgtagcggcattagcctttCCTTTTTAGAAATCTACAAGGGTATCTTTACCGTGCAATATATATGGTTCTCTCTTATTCTTTCATACGACAACTGACTATCTTCTCTTGGTAGACGTTGTTGTAGATATTGTCTTGAGCATTATAATTGCCTCTTTTTCGATCTCTCTTtgtcgtttaaaaaaaatataagtcagCGATCAAAACATTGATAACAATGTCATTCAGCTGCACTATCTATAAAAGAGGTCGACCAACGATTTTAAATATATTCACTTATTCGTTAATGATTCtacaatgtatataatttatCATCTCTTTCCATTTTAGTTTAGAAAATAACAGGCAATAACAGAAACGTATTTCGAAAATTATTGTGCAactaaaaacaaatctttaaacgGTCAACTAAGGATGTCATATATGTTCACGCATTTGATATACCTTTTCTTGTGGATCCCTTTTCATATGTTAACTTCAAGATTATAGGTTACAAAGTAATTGGTAAGATTCGTCATTTGAAGTCAATAACTTCTATAAGCAGTCGTCTGACtgtaatgatgaaaataaatagtaGGTTGATCTACACATTATTAACAATATCTCTGTATCTGTGGTGGCTTTTAAGACAAAACCTTACCCCTATGCTCTAATTTAAGACATGCCGGTCATGCTTGTTGACAGACAAGATCATATTTGTTAAAATTAGATACCCACATGCTGATTGTGATTTACGAAGGGCTAAAATTGgccgtaatatttttttttttaatcgggcCAAAggtttacaaattttacaaaaacatagTTGCGATATGACTGTTAGCACAAAAAAAATCTATCTTTATACTTCACATTAAAATTTGACAAAGTGCTGACTCCTTTAGTATGCACTACTTGTCTTAAAACGTcagtttttgtcaaattttcaataATCTTAGCAGTTAAAGTTTAGATCgtcttgtttttttaaacatgtatttgtatattcATTATTCAGAATGTGGTGCTCAAGTACAATGCTACGAGTGCGGATTCCGAGTGTTCAAACGAAATGTAGGTGCCGATCCGCTTGAAGATCATACACGAATGAACCCGAATTGCCAGCTTGTAAAGATGAAAGAATCAACTATTGAAGTTGTTGAGgtattttaaaattaacaaattagtGTACATGTGCATTAGCTTAGTGCagttcaattgtaaaaaaaaaaagctcattGGTGTTCTCTAGCTCTCTGATAAACGTCAGAACTTTGCgcacaattttgtttaaaataaaatatacatccGCGTCAAATGATACATTAAAAGGAAATTTAATCACCAGTATTTAGGAATCCTTCACAttggtattatttttattttttagataatttttgtTTGATGAATTAAAAGATAAAGCTGCACTgcttgtttgttttatttgacaTTGGCATTTACAGTCGATTATTGAACCATTAAGTACTATGTGGTCGATCTGCAACAGTACAATTTTTCTACTCGTAAAACAAAAGATATTATATAACTTTGTTcccaaaaaatttaaatgattgtTAAGACTTTAAATGTGaatattaaaatcattcattttattttaaattagaaacacGATCATATATTCCTGATATACATGGTTTACTCAATTTTCTGGAAAGTTTGTAATGAATTAATTAAGTTATATTGAATGGCGAATGTCAATTGAAATCTGCATTTTCTGTCTTgcaaatatataaatagataacgaccaattttacattttttttctcgatTTTGTAGTCAAGTCCTTATGAAAAATGGATAATATCCAAATTTCAACCTTTTGTTATTTTAGTTTTACAGGCAATAACGTTTTACAATAGCAATAAACCAACTGCCcgtgcatatgggatatacatttcccaactcattcgATATTTAGGATCATGCGGAAACTACTCAGAATTTGTAAAACGCAACCAGTGTCTGAGCAAAAAGTTAATGAATCAGAGGTATTTCAAAGAACGTCTCATCCCTTTTTTAAAAAGTTCATTGGTAGGAACAAGAcctccgtatcaacttcacaaacgatcatggtcttgaagtatagattccgggtactgacgttgtttatcgtcTTTTATTTCATGGTGttaaattattcttttatttgtcttttacaatataacttttactgtttagtctagtCTAGATCCAATTGACATCTGTACtgatacatcccgttattgtgttattgcTCTATGgcaattttgtattcttgtcgtTCATCTTTGCTaatttgctttgtctatatgcctttttgaatgttttgtgtttcgttgttacatatgacgtgggtCTGTCCTTATACTTCCTagcattgtgttattgtgccatggtaattatttgttttcatagtgaatgatgattaaaataaaaacacaacgttgactgctgtaccaatatttatgactgtttattttgttccacacctcgttgtcaatataattgaattgcATGCAattgttatacaagtgagaggtgtagctagctttaaaacctggtttaatccacAAATGTCCATATAACAAGATGCCTGAAccaagaaaaacaaacacaaacaaacatattttatacaactAGTCGCTATCGGTTGCTATTCGGAGATATTCGCCGACACATTTCTAatgtttattaatttctatttaaGGCAGTACACATGTGTTCATCTGGCGAACATACTGAATTGAATAGTAGTAGTAAGTACTCAATTggttaacatatttatttatttcacatgAACGGGTTTACATATGTTTATATCTTAtattaccatagctgtatttggcaaaacatttaggaattttgtccttaatgctcttcaagttcgtactttatttggcccttttaacttttttggattcgagcgtcactgatgagtcttttgtagacgaaacgcgcgtctggcgtatatacaaaatttagtcctggtatctatgatgagtttatataatatttgattttcttaaaaACGATAAACTGTAAATTGTTTGTCCTTTCTATCTTTTAATGCTGACTATTTCGATTAGTGTAGGAACGCTTAATCTTAAGTTACTAAATAAGCGATAAATACTTCCATTTTATGGCAAAACAACTTGAATTTTACGCATTACTTTATACGATAATAAAACATGCACATTAGTTATCAAaaaattgtatgatttttaacCTTAAAAAAGTTACCAAACGTACTCGGTGTGAGCTAAGACTCTGCGTTGAAGACTGTACGttgacctttaattgtttactttgcTGATTTGCGACCCGGATGGATagttggctcattggcaatcatatcacatcttcttacataTAAGAATTGTCCAATATACATTTGTTTACATTATACAGTTttggttaatatatttttttccagcGTGTGTGCATCAATGTCAAGAAAATAGAAACAACCATTCACTGCATCAGAAGATTGACTCATTTGAAACAATGTCATCAGAGAATGTTTCTACCTCATTGGTTACAAACACAGATGATTATACCCGTGAAAGATGTCTTCACAAAAAGCAAACAATTAGTGTACAAGTCTGTTTCCCACTGGAACCTACAATGTCGATCTTCCATCGTGGTACTAACAGAGTTTTGaaattcaaaaccaaatacaaaggatatattttatatacaagCTTCGGACAATCATGGAATGAAGACAGATGTAGCCTATTTCATCAACGCTTTAGTGTATGTTATGAATATGCTTTACTCAgatatacttttttatattatgttttttcGTACATTGGTGGCCTGCTGCAAGGTTGAATTCTGTCCCTGTCTTATATCCCCGAGTTtaagtggcagtctaaatttcagTTGACGATAAACGAGACctttttattgtatttgttgttattttagttctcgtcctgaaaatgcaaaaaaaaccaTTTGCTTTTGATCAAAACCAAACCACAGTTTAAGTCCCTATTTGAAAGTAGaacattgtttattctttatataattaACAAGTGAACTAATATTGTGCTTTGCCAGATCTATAATAATCTTTACTTTGTCAATTTCTTAACGTATACACATACACACACATCTGGTTTATTGAAGAAAGAAAACTTTGTTGTTCATTTCTTTTTACCAAAATTGCATTATGTAGACTAACACTCCtgttttaaagaacaaaaacaCGATATCAAATCTTTAAATACACTTTTATATGTTTTAGCAGTTCAAGAAGAAACCACATATTCTAACAGAAACCCTCATTCAAGATTGGGAAGGTAATACATATCCGAACGTTAAAACTAGTCATTTGCAATctaatatttcttttatacatATCATATTTAATGCCAATAAGATGGAAAAACACGAGTACCCAAGAAGAACCACCATTTGGctaaaaaacaattataagttatttataaatatacaactGAAATTTATTTTATAGCTACATTAGCTTCTCTTTGGATCGTATTATTATGACTAACTATGTACAGTCAAATACCTAAAAACCTAGTTATAAGAGACTAGTTACTGAGTTCAGTCCAAGGACAACATCATAGGCATATAAAGAAGAAACTCTATATACTTGATATTCAAATAAACACGAATATAAACATGGTTGACACGCCGAGTCGGCCTCTATATGCTTGTACAAAAAGCTACACACTTCAAGATAACTGTAAGCAAACATTGTTGTTTATGTTATTAAATTTAGTAACTATATACCAAATGACAAATTCtcaacacaaaatagtaaatttGGCATCATCTCAAACACACAAAGCC from Mytilus galloprovincialis chromosome 5, xbMytGall1.hap1.1, whole genome shotgun sequence includes these protein-coding regions:
- the LOC143076253 gene encoding uncharacterized protein LOC143076253 isoform X2, which translates into the protein MDVDDTSKCYRQNRHLNKKVRKKNQHHKHLASQPFEKSKMTLELVSQLLIDAEIKKQYFTRQSRKASFNGWRMYKGQTPEILADAGFFQTECGAQVQCYECGFRVFKRNVGADPLEDHTRMNPNCQLVKMKESTIEVVEAVHMCSSGEHTELNSSTCVHQCQENRNNHSLHQKIDSFETMSSENVSTSLVTNTDDYTRERCLHKKQTISVQVCFPLEPTMSIFHRGTNRVLKFKTKYKGYILYTSFGQSWNEDRCSLFHQRFSFKKKPHILTETLIQDWEDFRMRNIHNLLLLQTLFGLFVHLNRELRQADTSECFQIVVS
- the LOC143076253 gene encoding uncharacterized protein LOC143076253 isoform X1; this encodes MDVDDTSKCYRQNRHLNKKVRKKNQHHKHLASQPFEKSKMTLELVSQLLIDAEIKKQYFTRQSRKASFNGWRMYKGQTPEILADAGFFQTECGAQVQCYECGFRVFKRNVGADPLEDHTRMNPNCQLVKMKESTIEVVEAVHMCSSGEHTELNSSTCVHQCQENRNNHSLHQKIDSFETMSSENVSTSLVTNTDDYTRERCLHKKQTISVQVCFPLEPTMSIFHRGTNRVLKFKTKYKGYILYTSFGQSWNEDRCSLFHQRFSQFKKKPHILTETLIQDWEDFRMRNIHNLLLLQTLFGLFVHLNRELRQADTSECFQIVVS